From a single Mycolicibacterium mengxianglii genomic region:
- a CDS encoding VOC family protein, with product MLDHIFLSVSDLDRSIAFYTAALEPLGITSRLDYDGKDGPPGHPDLKGFGAHGRMIFWLRSGTVEGRAAHVGFVADSTAQVDAAYAAAIAAGATDNGRPGARLHYDPRYYAANVLDPDGYSLEFVYKSWQH from the coding sequence ATGCTCGATCACATCTTCCTGTCGGTGAGCGACTTGGATCGCTCCATCGCCTTCTACACCGCAGCACTCGAGCCCTTGGGCATCACCAGCCGCCTGGACTATGACGGAAAGGACGGCCCACCAGGGCACCCCGACCTCAAAGGTTTCGGCGCCCATGGACGGATGATCTTCTGGCTGCGCAGCGGAACGGTCGAGGGCCGCGCCGCGCACGTCGGGTTTGTCGCTGACAGCACAGCGCAGGTCGACGCCGCCTACGCGGCCGCCATCGCCGCCGGCGCGACCGACAACGGACGACCCGGGGCGCGGCTGCACTACGATCCCCGCTACTACGCCGCCAACGTGCTCGACCCTGACGGCTACAGCCTCGAATTCGTCTACAAGAGCTGGCAGCACTGA
- a CDS encoding saccharopine dehydrogenase family protein, protein MPTLMIYGATGYTGRLTAEHAAAAGLDLVLGGRDRTRLAALAHELQANHRTFDLANDDAIDTALSDITVVLNCAGPFMQTATPLMGAAIRSHTHYLDVAAELDSYHLAEELDSAARDAGVMLLPGSGGSVAMLGCLAGHAAQRVNNPQHMYIALHVAGSMSRGSAISATQNLTSDCLQRLDGQLVARNPDDRREFDFGCGPASCSAATLPDLVTIWRATGIPHIETFVYVSGDAFPQGDLTTLPDGPSAEQRTANRYHAAVEVTGADGAVARSVLDTVNGYTFTPLAAAEAARRVLSGEQRPGFHTPAALFGTSFAETIADTQITDL, encoded by the coding sequence ATGCCCACACTGATGATCTACGGGGCCACCGGCTACACCGGCCGCCTCACCGCCGAACACGCGGCCGCAGCCGGACTCGATCTCGTCCTGGGCGGGCGAGACCGCACCCGCCTGGCAGCACTGGCCCACGAACTCCAGGCCAACCATCGAACGTTCGACCTCGCCAACGACGACGCGATCGACACTGCGTTGTCTGACATCACCGTCGTCCTCAACTGCGCCGGACCATTCATGCAGACCGCGACACCACTCATGGGCGCCGCAATCCGCTCACACACCCACTACCTCGACGTCGCAGCCGAACTCGACAGCTATCACCTAGCTGAGGAACTCGACTCGGCCGCCCGCGACGCCGGAGTCATGTTGCTTCCCGGAAGTGGCGGCAGCGTCGCCATGCTCGGCTGCCTGGCCGGCCACGCCGCACAACGCGTCAACAACCCCCAACACATGTACATCGCGCTGCATGTCGCCGGATCGATGTCACGAGGATCAGCCATCAGCGCCACCCAGAATCTCACCTCCGACTGCCTCCAACGCCTCGACGGTCAACTGGTGGCCCGAAACCCTGACGACCGACGCGAATTCGATTTCGGGTGCGGACCGGCATCCTGCTCTGCGGCAACACTTCCCGACCTGGTGACCATCTGGCGGGCCACGGGCATCCCCCACATCGAGACCTTCGTGTACGTCTCCGGAGACGCCTTCCCGCAAGGTGACCTCACCACCCTCCCTGATGGCCCCTCAGCCGAGCAGCGGACGGCCAACCGCTACCACGCCGCCGTGGAAGTCACCGGGGCGGACGGCGCGGTGGCCCGCTCGGTCCTCGACACAGTGAACGGATACACCTTCACCCCCCTGGCCGCCGCCGAAGCCGCACGTCGTGTTCTCAGCGGCGAACAACGCCCCGGATTCCACACCCCCGCTGCACTGTTCGGCACCTCGTTCGCCGAAACCATCGCCGACACCCAGATCACGGACCTGTAA
- a CDS encoding FAD-binding oxidoreductase — protein MTVADLTGEHLDDELVAPLRARIAGSVALPEDPGYERLTPWNVAVPVQPAAAVFVSSARDVSEAVQFAAAHGLTVAVQATGHGAVPIGPTTLLVHTGDLTGCHVDVLNHTAYVGAGVRWQQVLDATAPYGLAPACGSAPSVGVVGFLTGGGIGPLVRSIGLSSDLVRGFELVTGTGEILWVTPLQHAELFWGLRGGKATFGIVTAVEIDLLPIREFYGGAVYFDGDDASVVLHAWQVWCKTLSENVTTSVALQQLPPLPDVPPPLAGRFTLAVRYVALGDVNEAIRLLAPMREVATPLIDALGVMPYAAIGAVHADPPDPVPVHEDHALLRELTPAAVEALLAVTGPAAGSVQTIVELRHLGGAMARPAQHRSAFCHRDAAFAVSTVGALAPEIAALVPEDAARVVAAVAPWSTGGALPNFAPADDAERLARCYDEATLSWLAALAERYDPAGVFRVGQVARYPL, from the coding sequence ATGACCGTCGCCGACCTCACCGGTGAGCACCTCGACGATGAGCTGGTGGCACCCCTGCGTGCCCGTATCGCCGGCAGCGTTGCGCTGCCCGAGGATCCCGGTTACGAACGCCTCACGCCGTGGAACGTGGCGGTTCCGGTGCAGCCCGCGGCGGCGGTGTTCGTCAGTTCAGCCCGCGACGTCTCCGAAGCCGTACAGTTCGCCGCCGCGCACGGTTTGACCGTTGCCGTCCAGGCCACCGGACACGGTGCGGTGCCCATCGGTCCGACGACGTTGTTGGTGCACACGGGGGACCTGACGGGCTGCCACGTCGACGTCCTCAACCACACCGCCTACGTCGGTGCCGGGGTCAGGTGGCAGCAGGTCCTGGATGCAACGGCGCCGTACGGACTGGCGCCGGCCTGTGGTTCGGCGCCGAGTGTCGGTGTGGTCGGTTTCCTCACCGGCGGGGGGATCGGTCCACTGGTCCGCAGCATCGGGTTGTCTTCCGATCTTGTCCGCGGTTTCGAGTTGGTGACCGGGACCGGCGAAATCCTCTGGGTGACACCACTACAGCATGCTGAGCTGTTCTGGGGTCTGCGCGGCGGCAAGGCCACCTTCGGCATCGTCACCGCCGTCGAGATCGACCTGTTGCCGATTCGGGAGTTCTACGGTGGGGCAGTGTATTTCGATGGTGACGACGCCTCGGTGGTTTTGCATGCCTGGCAGGTTTGGTGCAAGACGCTGTCGGAGAATGTGACGACATCGGTTGCACTGCAGCAACTTCCACCGCTTCCCGATGTGCCACCGCCCTTGGCGGGCCGGTTCACGTTGGCGGTGCGCTACGTGGCGTTGGGTGATGTCAACGAAGCCATCCGGTTGTTGGCGCCGATGCGCGAGGTGGCGACTCCGTTGATCGATGCGCTGGGTGTGATGCCCTATGCGGCGATCGGCGCCGTCCACGCCGATCCGCCCGACCCGGTGCCGGTACACGAGGACCATGCGCTGCTGCGCGAACTCACCCCGGCGGCGGTAGAGGCGTTACTGGCGGTGACCGGCCCGGCGGCCGGGTCGGTCCAGACGATTGTCGAATTGCGTCACCTCGGGGGAGCCATGGCGCGGCCGGCGCAGCATCGGAGCGCCTTCTGCCACCGCGATGCGGCCTTCGCGGTGTCCACTGTCGGGGCACTGGCGCCGGAGATCGCCGCATTGGTGCCTGAGGACGCTGCTCGCGTGGTGGCGGCGGTGGCCCCATGGTCCACCGGCGGGGCGCTGCCCAACTTCGCGCCTGCGGACGACGCGGAGCGGTTGGCGCGCTGCTACGACGAGGCCACGTTGTCCTGGCTGGCCGCCCTGGCGGAGCGCTACGACCCGGCTGGGGTGTTCCGGGTCGGTCAGGTGGCGCGTTACCCACTCTGA
- a CDS encoding UPF0182 family protein encodes MGMRPAARMPKLTRRSRILIAIALVAVLFLLVGPRLVDTYVDWLWFGELGYRSVFTTTLLTRLVVFVVVALVVGAIVFAGLALAYRTRPVFVPTAGPNDPVARYRTAVLSRLKLIGIGIPVAIGFFAGLIAQSYWVYVQLFLHGGEFGVTDPQFGLDLGFYAFDLPFYRLVLNYVMIALFLAFLANMVGHYIFGGIRLAGRAGVLSRPARIQLVALVGVLVLLKAFAYWLDRYELLSHTRGGKPFTGAGYTDINAVLPAKLILLAIAVICAAAVFSALVLKDLRIPAIGLVLLLLSSVIIGAGWPLVVEQISVKPNAAQKESEYISRSIAATRGAYGLTDQTVTYRDYSGNANATAQQVAADRATTSNIRLLDPTIVSPAFTQFQQGKNFYSFPEQLAMDRYSAPDGALRDYVVAARELNPERLIDNQRDWINRHTVYTHGNGFIASPANTVRGIANDPNQNGGYPEFLASVVGGNGSVVSPGPAPLDQPRIYYGPVIASAPSDYAIVGSNGGAAREYDYETNTETRNYTYQGSGGVPLGNWFARSVFAAKFAERNFLFSSVINENSKILFNRDPAERVEAVAPWLTTDTSVYPAIVNKKMVWIVDGYTTLDNYPYSELTSLSSATADSNEAVANRLLPDKQVSYIRNSVKATVDAYDGTVTLYAQDENDPVLQAWMKVFPDTIKPKADISPELAEHLRYPEDLFKVQRALLAKYHVDDPVTFFSTSDFWDVPLDPNPTASSYQPPYYIVAKDVAENDNSASFQLTSAMNRFRRDFLAAYISASSDPANYGKITVLTIPGQVNGPKLAFNAISTDTAVSQDLGVIGRDNQNRIRWGNLLTLPVGQGGLLYVAPIYASPGASDAASSYPRLIRVAMMYNDKVGYGPTVRDALDEIFGAGAGATATGPAPTPGAAAPANAPGDSPPPNARPSEAPPAGQPEVPTPVAAIPPVSDGAPVTLSPAKSAALAEVQTALDGMQEAQTSGNFAEFGEALQRLDDAMNRYRQTR; translated from the coding sequence GTGGGTATGCGGCCCGCCGCGCGGATGCCAAAGTTGACTCGGCGCAGCCGGATTCTGATTGCCATTGCCTTGGTGGCGGTGCTGTTCCTGCTGGTCGGTCCCCGGCTGGTGGACACGTATGTCGACTGGCTGTGGTTCGGCGAACTTGGATACCGGTCGGTATTCACCACGACGCTGTTGACCCGACTCGTGGTCTTCGTAGTGGTGGCGCTGGTGGTCGGCGCGATCGTCTTCGCCGGGTTGGCGCTGGCTTACCGAACACGGCCGGTGTTCGTACCCACGGCCGGGCCCAACGATCCGGTGGCGCGGTACCGCACGGCGGTGCTGTCCCGGCTCAAGCTCATCGGTATCGGTATCCCGGTGGCCATCGGCTTCTTCGCCGGCTTGATCGCCCAGAGTTACTGGGTCTACGTCCAGTTGTTCCTGCACGGCGGCGAGTTCGGGGTCACCGATCCGCAGTTCGGCCTGGATCTGGGGTTCTACGCCTTTGACCTGCCGTTTTACCGGCTGGTGCTCAACTACGTGATGATCGCCCTGTTCCTGGCCTTTCTGGCGAACATGGTCGGGCACTACATCTTCGGCGGCATCCGTCTAGCCGGCCGTGCCGGGGTGTTGAGCCGTCCGGCCCGCATCCAGTTGGTGGCGCTGGTGGGTGTGCTGGTGCTGCTCAAGGCCTTCGCCTACTGGTTGGATCGCTACGAATTGCTCAGCCATACCCGGGGCGGCAAGCCGTTCACCGGGGCCGGCTATACCGATATCAACGCCGTTCTGCCCGCAAAGCTGATCCTGTTGGCGATCGCGGTGATCTGTGCCGCGGCGGTGTTCTCGGCGTTGGTGCTCAAGGACCTGCGGATCCCGGCGATCGGCCTGGTCCTGCTGCTGCTGAGCTCGGTGATCATCGGCGCCGGCTGGCCGCTGGTGGTCGAGCAGATCAGCGTCAAGCCCAACGCGGCGCAGAAGGAAAGCGAATACATTTCCCGCAGCATCGCTGCGACCAGGGGTGCCTACGGACTCACCGACCAGACGGTCACCTACCGCGACTACAGCGGCAACGCCAATGCCACCGCTCAGCAGGTCGCGGCTGACCGGGCCACCACGTCGAACATCCGCTTGCTGGATCCGACGATCGTCAGCCCGGCGTTCACGCAGTTCCAGCAGGGCAAGAACTTCTACAGCTTCCCTGAGCAGCTGGCGATGGACCGCTACTCTGCCCCCGACGGCGCACTGCGTGACTACGTGGTGGCCGCCCGCGAGCTCAACCCCGAGCGGTTGATCGACAACCAGCGTGACTGGATCAACCGGCACACCGTCTACACCCACGGCAACGGCTTCATCGCCTCCCCGGCCAACACGGTTCGCGGTATCGCCAACGATCCCAACCAGAACGGTGGCTACCCGGAGTTCCTGGCCAGTGTCGTCGGCGGCAACGGTTCGGTGGTCTCGCCCGGCCCCGCGCCGCTGGATCAGCCCCGCATCTACTACGGCCCGGTCATCGCTTCGGCGCCTTCCGATTACGCGATCGTCGGCAGCAACGGCGGCGCGGCCCGTGAGTACGACTACGAGACCAACACCGAGACCCGGAACTACACCTACCAGGGCAGTGGCGGCGTTCCGCTGGGCAACTGGTTCGCCCGGTCAGTGTTCGCGGCCAAGTTCGCCGAGCGAAATTTCCTGTTCTCCAGTGTCATCAACGAAAACAGCAAGATCCTGTTCAACCGTGATCCCGCCGAGCGGGTGGAGGCCGTGGCGCCATGGCTGACCACCGATACCAGCGTGTATCCGGCGATCGTGAACAAGAAGATGGTGTGGATCGTCGACGGCTACACCACGTTGGACAACTACCCGTATTCGGAGCTGACATCGCTGTCGAGTGCGACGGCCGATTCCAACGAGGCCGTCGCCAACCGGCTGCTTCCGGACAAGCAGGTGTCCTACATCCGCAACTCGGTCAAGGCCACCGTCGACGCCTATGACGGCACTGTGACGCTGTACGCGCAGGACGAGAACGATCCGGTGCTGCAGGCGTGGATGAAGGTGTTCCCGGACACGATCAAGCCCAAGGCCGACATCTCGCCCGAGCTCGCCGAGCACCTGCGCTACCCCGAGGACCTGTTCAAGGTCCAGCGCGCCCTGCTGGCGAAGTACCACGTCGACGATCCGGTGACGTTCTTCTCGACCTCGGATTTCTGGGACGTGCCGCTGGACCCGAACCCGACGGCCAGCAGCTATCAGCCGCCGTACTACATCGTCGCCAAAGACGTTGCCGAGAACGATAATTCGGCATCGTTCCAGCTGACCAGTGCGATGAACCGGTTCCGCCGCGACTTCCTCGCTGCCTACATCAGTGCCAGTTCCGATCCAGCCAACTACGGCAAGATCACGGTGCTGACCATCCCGGGGCAGGTCAATGGCCCCAAGCTGGCGTTCAACGCGATCAGTACCGATACTGCGGTCAGCCAGGACCTGGGTGTCATCGGCCGCGACAATCAGAACCGGATCCGCTGGGGCAACCTGTTGACGTTGCCGGTGGGTCAGGGCGGCCTGTTGTATGTCGCGCCCATCTACGCCTCTCCGGGGGCCAGTGACGCGGCATCGTCGTACCCACGCCTGATCCGGGTGGCGATGATGTACAACGACAAGGTCGGTTACGGCCCGACGGTGCGCGATGCGCTCGACGAGATCTTCGGCGCCGGCGCTGGGGCCACCGCGACGGGTCCGGCTCCCACGCCGGGTGCTGCCGCCCCGGCAAACGCGCCCGGTGACTCGCCGCCGCCGAATGCCCGGCCGTCGGAGGCGCCGCCGGCCGGACAGCCGGAGGTGCCGACGCCGGTAGCGGCCATTCCGCCGGTATCCGACGGTGCTCCGGTGACGCTCTCACCGGCCAAGTCCGCCGCGTTGGCTGAGGTGCAGACTGCACTCGACGGTATGCAGGAGGCGCAGACGAGCGGGAACTTCGCCGAGTTCGGTGAGGCACTGCAGCGCCTCGATGACGCGATGAACAGGTACCGCCAGACCCGCTGA
- a CDS encoding YlbL family protein, with translation MNRRIMTLLVALVPIVAFGVLLAVVTVPFVSLGPGPTFDTLGEFDGKPVVQIEGTETKPTSGHLNMTTVSQRDGLTLGHALSLWMSGREQLVPRDLVYPPDQTRDQVQAANTAEFEKSENSAEYAALGYLHYAPALTVAEVNDPGPALGVLQKGDAIDAVNGRPVKSVDDFTHLLDGTKPGDQIVVDYRRKDGSVGTSTITLGKHPDKDSGLVGVSVLDAPWAPFTIDFNLANIGGPSAGLMFSLAVVDKLTTGDLSGSKFIAGTGTIDGTGQVGPIGGITHKMLAASEAGATVFLVPADNCEEAKSDPQDGLDLVKVQTLESAVDALETLTAGGEPPRC, from the coding sequence GTGAACAGGCGGATTATGACGCTGCTGGTGGCGCTGGTGCCGATAGTCGCCTTCGGTGTGCTTCTCGCCGTCGTGACGGTGCCCTTCGTATCGCTGGGTCCAGGACCCACTTTCGACACGCTCGGCGAATTCGACGGCAAGCCGGTAGTCCAGATCGAAGGCACCGAGACCAAGCCGACGTCGGGTCACCTGAACATGACAACGGTCTCCCAGCGCGACGGTTTGACCCTGGGGCATGCATTGAGCCTGTGGATGTCGGGCCGCGAACAGCTGGTACCGCGGGATCTGGTGTACCCGCCGGACCAAACACGCGACCAGGTTCAGGCAGCCAATACCGCCGAGTTCGAGAAATCCGAGAACAGCGCCGAGTACGCGGCCCTGGGCTATCTGCATTACGCGCCCGCCCTGACGGTGGCCGAGGTCAACGACCCCGGGCCGGCGTTGGGAGTGCTGCAGAAGGGCGACGCGATCGACGCGGTCAACGGCCGGCCCGTGAAGAGCGTCGACGATTTCACGCATTTGCTGGACGGCACCAAGCCCGGTGACCAGATCGTCGTCGACTACCGGCGTAAGGACGGGTCGGTGGGCACCAGCACGATCACGCTGGGCAAGCATCCCGACAAGGACTCCGGTCTGGTCGGGGTGTCAGTACTGGACGCGCCGTGGGCGCCGTTCACCATCGACTTCAACCTGGCCAACATCGGCGGCCCGTCGGCTGGGCTGATGTTCAGCCTGGCCGTGGTGGACAAGCTGACCACCGGTGACCTCAGTGGATCGAAGTTCATCGCAGGCACCGGCACCATCGACGGCACCGGCCAGGTCGGACCGATCGGCGGGATCACCCACAAGATGCTGGCGGCCAGTGAAGCCGGAGCTACGGTGTTCCTGGTGCCGGCAGACAACTGCGAGGAAGCCAAGTCCGATCCGCAGGACGGCCTGGACTTGGTGAAGGTGCAAACTCTCGAAAGCGCGGTGGACGCGCTGGAAACGTTGACGGCCGGTGGCGAACCGCCACGTTGCTGA
- a CDS encoding zinc-dependent metalloprotease — protein MADLPFGFSSGENHDRDRGDKDDNSDSNSGSRSGPNPSDPFGFGGAGGGFDMNDLGQIFTRLGQMFSAGGGPMGASGTSAGPVNYDLARQLASSSIGFVAPIPENTTKAIADAVHLADTWLDGVTALPAGASKAVAWTATDWIDNTLDTWKRLCDPVAEQISTMWASALPEEAKSMAGPLLSMITQMGGMAFGSQLGQALGRLSKEVLTSTDIGLPLGPKGVAALMPEAIEEFSSGLEQPRAEILTFLAAREAAHHRLFTHVPWLASQLMSNVEAFARGIQIDMSGIEELAQGFNPAAMADPAAMEQLLNQGVFEPKATPEQTAALERLETLLALIEGWVQTVVTAALGERIPGTSALSETLRRRRATGGPAEQTFATLVGLELRPRKLREAAVLWERLTDAAGDDARDAVWQHPDLLPDSEDLDDPAAFIDRVIGGDTSGIDIDKALAEFEKEINPGEPGDPPVDK, from the coding sequence ATGGCTGACCTGCCCTTCGGCTTTTCGTCCGGAGAAAACCACGATCGTGACCGCGGCGATAAGGACGACAACTCGGACTCGAACTCCGGTTCCCGCTCCGGACCGAATCCGTCGGACCCCTTCGGATTCGGCGGTGCTGGCGGTGGCTTCGACATGAACGACCTCGGCCAGATCTTCACCCGGCTGGGCCAGATGTTCTCCGCCGGCGGTGGTCCGATGGGTGCCTCCGGGACGTCGGCAGGGCCGGTGAACTACGACCTGGCCCGCCAACTGGCGTCGAGTTCGATCGGGTTCGTCGCCCCGATCCCCGAGAACACCACCAAAGCCATCGCTGACGCGGTGCATCTGGCCGACACCTGGCTCGATGGGGTCACCGCGCTGCCCGCGGGGGCCAGCAAGGCCGTCGCTTGGACGGCCACCGACTGGATCGACAACACCCTCGACACGTGGAAGCGGTTGTGCGACCCGGTGGCCGAACAGATCTCCACCATGTGGGCCTCGGCTCTGCCCGAAGAGGCCAAGAGCATGGCGGGCCCGCTGTTGTCGATGATCACGCAGATGGGCGGCATGGCGTTCGGCTCGCAGCTGGGGCAGGCACTGGGCCGGCTGTCGAAAGAAGTGCTGACCTCGACCGACATCGGCTTGCCGCTGGGACCCAAAGGTGTGGCAGCGCTGATGCCCGAGGCCATCGAGGAGTTCTCCTCCGGCCTCGAGCAGCCTCGCGCTGAGATCCTCACCTTCCTGGCAGCCCGCGAGGCCGCTCACCACCGGCTGTTCACCCATGTGCCGTGGCTGGCGAGCCAGCTAATGAGCAATGTCGAGGCATTCGCCAGAGGCATCCAGATCGATATGAGTGGCATCGAAGAGCTCGCCCAAGGTTTCAACCCGGCGGCGATGGCCGACCCGGCAGCCATGGAACAGCTGCTCAACCAGGGTGTCTTCGAGCCGAAGGCCACTCCGGAGCAGACCGCCGCCCTGGAGCGGCTGGAAACGCTGCTCGCGTTGATCGAGGGCTGGGTCCAGACCGTGGTAACTGCCGCACTCGGGGAACGCATTCCCGGCACTTCGGCGCTGTCGGAGACCCTGCGGCGACGCCGCGCCACGGGCGGGCCGGCCGAGCAGACTTTCGCGACACTGGTCGGCTTGGAGCTGCGTCCCCGCAAGCTGCGCGAGGCCGCCGTGCTGTGGGAGCGCCTGACCGACGCCGCCGGCGACGACGCCCGCGACGCGGTTTGGCAGCATCCGGACCTGCTGCCCGATTCCGAGGACCTCGACGACCCCGCCGCGTTCATCGACCGGGTGATCGGCGGGGACACCAGTGGCATCGACATCGACAAGGCGCTGGCCGAGTTCGAGAAAGAGATCAACCCCGGTGAGCCCGGGGATCCCCCTGTGGACAAGTAA
- a CDS encoding cyclodehydratase, with the protein MARRYSLDPAMPVLLRPDGTVQVGWDPRRAVMVRPPEGLTTATLAGLLRLMQANAGLDDLAREAVRHGAADATSVDGLVTALVGAGVARPSRTDRPGRAPAIRVHGRGPLADLVLEALRCSGARIKHSSQPHALVNAEGIDLVVLTDFLVADPRLLRELHEARVPHLQVRVRDGVGLVGPLVLPGLTSCLGCADLHRSDRDAAWPAVAAQLRDTVGAANRATVLATAALALSQIDTVLTAIRGEHGPAGPPRPATLSATLEFDASTSSIATRHWPRHPMCPC; encoded by the coding sequence ATGGCCCGCCGATACAGCCTCGATCCGGCGATGCCGGTGCTCCTGCGCCCGGACGGCACCGTCCAGGTGGGGTGGGATCCGCGACGCGCGGTGATGGTGCGGCCACCCGAGGGGCTGACCACCGCCACGCTGGCCGGCCTTCTACGCCTGATGCAAGCCAATGCGGGCCTGGACGATCTGGCGCGTGAAGCGGTCCGCCACGGCGCCGCGGATGCGACGTCCGTCGACGGCCTCGTCACCGCGCTGGTGGGCGCCGGGGTAGCCAGGCCCAGCCGTACGGACCGGCCCGGGCGCGCGCCGGCGATCCGGGTGCACGGCCGGGGCCCGCTCGCCGATCTGGTCCTCGAGGCGCTGCGTTGCTCGGGTGCCCGGATCAAACACAGCAGCCAGCCGCACGCCCTGGTGAACGCCGAGGGTATCGATCTGGTGGTGCTGACCGATTTCCTGGTCGCCGATCCACGACTGCTGCGCGAGTTACACGAGGCCCGCGTTCCGCACCTGCAGGTGCGGGTTCGCGACGGGGTGGGCCTGGTCGGGCCGCTGGTGTTGCCGGGGTTGACCAGCTGCCTGGGCTGCGCAGATCTGCATCGCAGTGATCGTGATGCCGCCTGGCCCGCGGTCGCCGCGCAGCTTCGCGACACTGTGGGTGCCGCCAACCGGGCGACGGTGCTGGCGACGGCGGCGCTGGCGTTGAGTCAGATCGACACCGTGCTGACCGCGATCCGCGGGGAGCACGGTCCGGCTGGGCCGCCCCGGCCTGCCACCCTGTCGGCGACCCTGGAGTTCGACGCTTCCACCAGTTCCATTGCGACGCGGCACTGGCCGCGCCACCCGATGTGTCCTTGCTGA
- a CDS encoding macrolide-binding ATPase MABP-1: protein MDDGVVADIKRGRAARNAKLASLPVGFAGRAALGVGKRLTGKSRDEVNAEMMEKAANQLFTVLGELKGGAMKVGQALSVMEAAVPEQFGEPYREALTKLQKDAPPLPASKVHRVLDAQLGTKWRQRFTSFDDEPIASASIGQVHKGIWTDGREVAVKIQYPGADEALRADLKTMRRMVSIFKQLSPGADVQGVVDELIERTEMELDYRLEADNQRAFAKAYQGHPHFVVPHVVASAPKVVVAEWIEGIPLAQIIRNGNQEQRDLMGYRLFELTDDAPQRLEMMHGDAHPGNFMLMPDDKMGVIDFGAVAPLPGGMPIELGRLLRYAVDKNYDQLLPTMEKIGFIQKGEKVSARDIDDMLQQYVQPLEVDMFHYNRKWLQKMASVDFDRAAGQIKTARQMDVPAKLAIPMRVIASIVAISCQLDARVPVRKIAEELVPGFADPD, encoded by the coding sequence ATGGATGATGGTGTGGTGGCAGACATCAAACGTGGACGCGCGGCCCGCAACGCGAAATTGGCGTCGTTGCCGGTGGGATTCGCCGGCCGGGCCGCACTGGGCGTCGGCAAGCGGTTGACCGGCAAGTCCAGAGACGAAGTCAACGCCGAGATGATGGAGAAAGCGGCCAACCAACTCTTCACCGTCCTGGGCGAGCTCAAGGGCGGCGCGATGAAGGTGGGTCAGGCGCTGTCGGTGATGGAAGCCGCGGTTCCCGAGCAATTCGGTGAGCCCTACCGCGAAGCGCTGACCAAGCTGCAGAAGGACGCCCCACCGCTGCCCGCCTCGAAGGTGCACCGGGTGCTCGACGCGCAGCTGGGCACCAAGTGGCGCCAGCGCTTCACCTCCTTCGACGACGAGCCGATCGCTTCGGCCAGCATCGGCCAGGTCCACAAGGGCATCTGGACCGATGGCCGCGAGGTTGCCGTCAAGATCCAGTACCCCGGCGCCGACGAGGCGCTGCGCGCCGACCTCAAGACGATGCGGCGCATGGTGTCGATCTTCAAGCAGCTCTCCCCCGGCGCCGACGTTCAGGGCGTGGTCGACGAGTTGATCGAACGCACCGAAATGGAACTCGACTACCGACTCGAAGCCGACAATCAGCGTGCCTTCGCCAAGGCCTACCAGGGTCATCCGCACTTCGTGGTACCGCATGTCGTGGCCAGTGCCCCGAAAGTCGTTGTCGCGGAATGGATTGAGGGCATACCGCTGGCACAGATCATTCGCAACGGCAACCAAGAGCAACGTGACCTGATGGGCTACCGGCTTTTCGAGCTCACCGATGATGCCCCACAGCGTCTGGAGATGATGCACGGCGACGCCCACCCGGGGAACTTCATGTTGATGCCCGACGACAAGATGGGCGTCATCGACTTCGGGGCGGTCGCGCCGCTGCCCGGTGGTATGCCGATCGAACTGGGGCGCCTGCTGCGTTACGCGGTGGACAAGAACTACGACCAGCTGCTGCCCACCATGGAGAAGATCGGCTTCATCCAGAAGGGTGAGAAGGTTTCGGCCCGCGATATCGACGACATGTTGCAGCAGTACGTGCAACCGCTCGAGGTGGACATGTTCCACTACAACCGCAAGTGGCTGCAGAAGATGGCCTCGGTGGACTTCGATCGCGCCGCGGGACAGATCAAAACGGCCCGGCAGATGGACGTCCCGGCCAAACTGGCGATCCCGATGCGGGTGATCGCCTCGATCGTGGCCATCTCCTGCCAACTCGACGCACGCGTGCCGGTACGCAAGATCGCCGAAGAGCTGGTTCCGGGTTTCGCCGATCCTGACTAG